One part of the Nostoc sp. PCC 7120 = FACHB-418 genome encodes these proteins:
- a CDS encoding choice-of-anchor E domain-containing protein encodes MTTTLFKTLGAATTLAGIIATAGSASAASLSYTTSTNFQTTDIVDSIIGVQKFNSSLGTLQKVTLNFVGELSGNAEFENRNSRASTIEVTLNANLSLSQPDLEPQTPLLLNPENVYTYQVAPYDGVTDFDGASGRRINTLAATKSTTSVFTDTQFLQNFTGTGNIDFLFSAVANSIVRGSGNITSGIDTLAKASITVTYDYEEAQTVPESSAVLGLGLIAGLGLWSQRKQNWLKTSGS; translated from the coding sequence ATGACAACAACGCTCTTTAAAACTCTAGGCGCTGCTACAACCCTCGCTGGAATTATTGCTACTGCTGGATCTGCTAGTGCAGCCTCACTCAGCTACACCACTTCTACAAATTTTCAGACTACAGATATCGTAGATTCCATTATTGGGGTACAAAAGTTTAACTCTTCTCTTGGTACTCTGCAAAAAGTAACCCTCAATTTTGTTGGTGAGTTAAGTGGAAATGCAGAGTTTGAAAATAGAAACAGCCGCGCTTCTACAATAGAAGTAACGCTAAATGCTAACCTCTCTTTATCACAACCGGATCTTGAACCACAAACTCCGTTGTTGCTTAATCCAGAAAATGTTTATACTTACCAAGTTGCACCCTATGACGGTGTAACGGATTTTGATGGGGCTTCAGGTAGGAGAATCAATACTCTAGCTGCGACAAAATCTACAACCTCAGTCTTTACTGATACCCAGTTTTTGCAAAACTTTACTGGTACTGGTAATATCGACTTTCTATTCTCAGCTGTTGCTAATTCAATTGTTCGCGGCTCTGGTAACATCACCAGTGGTATAGACACTTTAGCCAAAGCTAGTATCACAGTCACCTACGACTACGAAGAAGCACAAACAGTACCTGAGTCCTCTGCTGTACTAGGACTTGGTTTAATTGCTGGTCTTGGTTTATGGTCGCAACGCAAACAAAACTGGCTTAAAACATCAGGTTCATAG
- a CDS encoding AI-2E family transporter, whose translation MRRSSSLQSLLIYGLSGPVIALNVWLLSVLFRYFQNPLTILSLAAILAFLLNYLVKFFERARITRTQAVVIVLLVTLTLFGILTVTLVPMLIDQTVQLLNKIPDWLTASQANLEHFERFAKQRRLPLDLRVLSNQINASIQSVVQQLASGAVGLAGTLLSGLLNFILVVVLAFYMLIYGDRVWYGLINLLPSKIRFPLTKSLQLNFQNFFLSQLLLGLFMIVALTPIFLILKVPFALLFAILIGISQLIPFIGATLGIGLVTILVLLQNWWLAVQVAIAAIIMQQIKDNLLSPRLLGNFIGLNPIWIFVAILMGYEIAGLLGTLVAVPIAGTIKGTFDALKGGKSDDFMSTVTIDHDSPNDE comes from the coding sequence ATGCGCCGTTCTTCATCCCTTCAAAGTTTACTCATTTATGGTCTGAGCGGCCCGGTGATCGCTCTGAATGTCTGGCTATTGTCCGTACTTTTTCGCTATTTTCAAAATCCTTTGACAATCCTGAGTCTGGCGGCGATTTTAGCTTTCTTACTAAATTATTTAGTAAAATTTTTTGAACGCGCTAGAATTACCCGCACTCAAGCTGTTGTTATAGTTCTGCTGGTTACCTTAACTTTATTCGGCATTTTGACAGTTACTTTAGTGCCGATGCTGATTGACCAAACAGTCCAACTATTAAATAAGATCCCTGATTGGTTAACAGCTAGTCAAGCAAACTTAGAGCATTTTGAGAGATTTGCCAAGCAGCGACGTTTACCCCTTGATTTGCGGGTTTTGAGTAATCAAATAAACGCTAGTATTCAAAGTGTAGTGCAGCAACTTGCTTCTGGTGCGGTGGGATTAGCTGGAACGTTGCTCTCAGGATTACTCAACTTTATATTAGTGGTAGTGCTGGCATTTTATATGCTGATATATGGCGATCGCGTCTGGTATGGTTTGATTAATTTACTACCATCGAAAATCAGATTCCCCCTAACCAAATCTTTGCAGCTAAACTTTCAAAATTTCTTCCTCAGCCAGTTGTTGCTGGGGTTATTCATGATTGTCGCCCTTACCCCCATTTTCCTGATTCTCAAAGTACCCTTTGCTTTATTATTTGCCATACTCATTGGAATTTCTCAACTGATTCCTTTTATTGGCGCAACTTTAGGTATTGGGTTAGTAACAATTTTGGTACTTTTGCAAAACTGGTGGTTAGCAGTGCAAGTGGCGATCGCCGCAATTATCATGCAGCAGATCAAAGACAATCTCTTAAGCCCCAGGTTACTGGGTAATTTTATTGGACTTAACCCAATCTGGATTTTTGTAGCAATTTTGATGGGATATGAAATAGCAGGTTTATTAGGAACACTAGTTGCTGTTCCTATTGCCGGCACAATTAAAGGAACTTTCGATGCTCTTAAGGGTGGCAAGTCAGATGACTTTATGTCAACAGTCACTATCGACCATGACTCACCTAATGATGAATAG
- a CDS encoding DUF1361 domain-containing protein gives MKEELLARVLQVLSINMRWMTWNLFLAFIPLLLSVWLFRTRSGRSWLWWLGFLVFYAFLPNAPYLLTDVIHLIHDIRTIESVWMITLVLIPVYLLVILAGFEAYVISLINLGYYLHRIDKSEWILKVELITHALCAIGIYWGRFLRFNSWDFITQPDAVLTRGIEELLGKQPLIIIIASFVILLVLYLIMKRVSLGFVMQRNNPIGSRSRGTEY, from the coding sequence ATGAAAGAAGAATTATTAGCCAGAGTGTTGCAAGTCTTGAGTATAAATATGCGTTGGATGACTTGGAATTTATTTTTGGCTTTTATACCTTTGCTCTTGAGTGTTTGGCTGTTCCGCACCAGAAGCGGACGCTCTTGGCTATGGTGGCTAGGATTTTTAGTTTTCTATGCTTTTTTACCTAACGCACCTTATTTATTAACTGATGTAATTCATTTAATACACGACATTCGCACCATTGAATCGGTATGGATGATTACCTTAGTGCTAATTCCTGTTTATTTGCTGGTGATCCTAGCAGGATTTGAAGCTTACGTTATCTCTTTAATCAATTTAGGTTATTATTTACACCGCATTGATAAAAGCGAATGGATTTTAAAGGTTGAATTAATCACTCATGCTTTGTGTGCGATCGGCATTTATTGGGGTAGATTTCTGCGATTTAATAGCTGGGATTTTATTACTCAACCAGATGCTGTATTGACTAGGGGTATAGAAGAACTTTTAGGAAAGCAGCCTTTGATTATTATTATTGCTAGTTTTGTGATCCTGTTAGTTTTGTACTTAATCATGAAACGAGTATCCTTAGGTTTTGTGATGCAGCGAAATAATCCGATAGGGAGCAGATCAAGGGGTACTGAATACTAA